The nucleotide window GGGCAGCGGCCCAGCAGTGATCGGCACCGGCGGCTCGATCTTCAGGATCGCGTCGGTGGGTCTGGCCACCGCCCGCACGGCCTCGGCCACGGCGGGCAGCAGGTCCAGGCTTTCCAGCGCCGGGCCGCGCGGCGCGTACAGCGTGCTGAAACCCGGCACCAGCCGTTTACGCAGCAGTTGCAGGGCGCCCACCGTGCGCCCCGCCTCGCCCACAATCAGGTAGCGCATGGGCGTCTGCCCCAGCACCCGCCGCGCCTCGCCGTAGCCCCAGCCCTGCAGGGCGCTGGTGATCGGCATCTGCCGCACGGCGTCGTCATAGACGCGCGGATCGGTGGTTTCCAGGAGCTTCAGGCGCACGGGGCGGATTGTAGCAGGGGCGGCGGTTCCCCACCGTTCAGTTGCTCGGCATGGGGCCGGTGGCCCGCGGTCTTTGCCCTTTGCCACCATCCCTCATCGCCGTGCAGGCTAAACTGCCGGACGTGAAGAAAATCCTGCTGACCCTGGCGCTGCTCGGCGGCGTCGCCCTGGCCCAGACGGCCCCGCCTGCCCCGGCGCCGGCCCCCACCACCCCAGCGCCTGCTGCCCTGGCGCCCGTTACCCCGGCCGCTTCTCCCGCCGCGCCGGTCAGCACCGGCGATCCGGCGGCTGTGGTGGGCAAGGTGGGCGATCAGACCTACACCCTGGCGGACTTTGACCGGGCCTTCCGCGTCGCCGCCGCCCGCGTGGTCAATGCCCAGGGCATTCCCTTCGAGGACGCCTACCTGGCCGAGTTCGCCGAGGCCCGTCCGGATTTCCTCAAACAGTTCCTGCGGGACCGCGCGGTGACTCAGCTGGCCCAGTCGCGGGCCAAGGTGGATCAGGCCGCTGTGGACAAGCAGTTTGAGGACGCCCGCGGCAACTTCGAGACCGACGAGGCGTTTTCCGAGGCGCTGGCGGCCACCGGCTACAGCACGCCTGACGACCTGCGCGCCGAGCTGGGGCGGCAGGCGCTGATCAACGCCTACCTGGAAAGCATTCGGGACCGCTTCAAGTTCGGCGACGCCGTGGTGGCCGGGTACTACCAGCTGAACCGCAGCAAGCTGACGCGCGAGGCCGAGGCCTGCGTCAAGCACATCCTGGTGCCCACCGAGGCCGAGGCCAGCACCATCGTGAAGGATCTGGCAGGCGGCGCGGACTTTGCCAAGATCGCCGCCGAGAAGAGCCAGGACCCGGGCAGCGCCCCGCAGGGCGGCGATCTGGGCTGCTTCGGGCCGGGGCAGATGGTGGAAACCTTCGACAAGGCCAGCTTCACCGGGCCGGTGGGCAAGGTCCAGACGGTGAAGTCGGATTTCGGCTACCACGTTCTGGTGGTCACCAAGCGCACCGACGCGGGCGTGACCCCGCTGGCCGAGGCCGCCCCGCTGATCCGCCAGCAGCTGTCGGGCGAGGCCGCGCAGAAGTATCTGGACGCCCAGATTGCCCGCCTGAGCACCGAGTCCTTCCCGGATGTGGTGACGCTGCCGGCCACCGAATAGGCCCACAGGCGGTCTCCCCGCCGAGCAGGGTTGAAATGAGAGAGGCTGTTCTGAACGTCAGAACAGCCTCCCTGTCGTGTTGGGTGGGCCGTGCGCAGGAGAGAGGTGCCGGTGGGCTTGTGCCGGATCGCCTTGTCCTGCCCTGACTCAGGCGGACCCTGCCACATGAATGCCCCCACGGCCTGCAGCAGTGGGGGCATCCTGCGGGATGGACCGGGGTTCAGCTCCAGTTCCACACCGTGGGTTCAAACTCGAAAGAGCCTGCGCCGAGGCGGCGCAGGTGGCCGATGGCGTGGAAGGGAAAGTGGTAGCCGCTGACCCACAGGTTCTCGCTGACGATCCGTTCGAAGATCTGCTGGCGGGTCTGCGCCGCCTGGTCGCCGTTGGTGTCGAAGGACACGTACGCGCCCTGGTGTTTCAGGGACAACAGGAAGTGTCCGCCCGCGTCACCTAGGATCATGATGCCCTGCCCGGCGCTGCGCGCCAGCACGCTGAGGTGGTTCAGGGTGTGGCCGGGGGTGGCCACCGTGGTCAGGCCCGGTACGATTTCTTGACCCGGCTGAATCAGCTTGAACTGGTCTTTCAGGGCAATCAGGTTGTTCTTGACCGCGTCGTTGGGGGTGGCCTGGGTGGTCCAGAACTTGAATTCGGCCTCGCCCATGATGTGCTGGGCATTGGCGAAGGTGGGTTTCCCGGCGGTGGTCAGGCCCCCGATGTGGTCGCCGTGCCCGTGCGTGATGAACACGGCGTTCACGGTCTCGGGCTCAATGCCAGCGCGGCGCAGGTTGGTGACCAGCTGCCCGTTGGCGCCGCCGCGTCCGGTGTCCAGCAGGATGCGTTTGCCGTCCAGCTCGATAAGCACAGGATTGAAGTGGTTGACAGTGTTCTGGGCGGCGACGTGGTACTCCGCGAGGGTGGCGGCGAACTCGGCCTGCCGGTCCGGGTTGGCGCCCCAGGTGGGCAGCAGCGCGGCAAGCGCGGCGGTGCCGTCGCTGACCACGGTCACGGTCATGTCGCCAATGCGCTGACGGTAGAAGCCGTTGCCGTTCATGGGGGCCGGAGCAGCCGTGGCCGGGGCGGCCGTCTGGGCGCGTGCGAGAGGTGCGGCAGCGACCACGGCACCGGCAGCGCCCAGCAGGCGCAGGGCGTCACGCCGGGCGAGGGTACGGGGGAGACGGGAGTCATCGGACATATAGGAACCTCCAGGCGTGAAGCGAAACCAGGGCGGATGGGCAGACCGCTTCACGTTAAGCAATAGGGCGGACAGACACTGCAATCAGGCATACCCACCAGATGGATGGGCATGCACAACAAATTGCGTTAGAGACACCGTGATGTCGTTGGGTTCGTACGCTGTGTCGGCGTTAGCCGTATCCCATTGCCGCTGTCTGGTCGCTGCCCGGAAGTCCCCCTGACACAGACTGGACAACCTTGCAGCCCAGATTTTCCGGGTGCTGGTTTCAGGCCATCCAAAATCCAGGAGGTGAAGAATGAAGAACCTACGCAAAGCGTTTATCGCGGCTCTGGTGCTGGTGGGAACGGCTTCGGCTGATTCCTTCGGCTCACAGGGCGACGCCCCTGCCGGTGGGGTTCATATGGACGGCAAGATCAGCATGTGGTCAGGCTGAGCCCATTTCTGGAATGCTGGATGTTGGTGCTTTCTTCTTGGCGGTAAACGTGTCTGCTCTGGCTTCGCGCCGGTGCCGACACTTTTTCGTCTGGAGTGCGTTGTTCTCTACCGGAATTCCATCAGCCGGGCGTGCCCCCGCCAGCTCTCTCGGGAGACATCCGCCAGCTCTTATCCGAGCTGTTCTCATTATCTATGGAAAATTTAATGCTGGATATGCATCCGGCAGGCTTGCCAGGCTGGGTGCCGCTCGCACGCGGCTGCACGCCCTTCATGGAGTCCCATGCCAAGGATGTGCGAAATCTGTCATAAGGCGTGGGGCACACTAAATGAGTTAAAAGCCCATCCTATACGCCCATTTTTTCTTTTGAGGAGTTTCGATACCATGCCTAAGTTTGCCGCCCTGAGCCTGTTGACCCTTGGTCTGCTGTCCGCGTGCTCCGGCACGGTGCCCACCGCTGCTGCGCCCGCTGTCCAAGAGCGTTTTGCCAGTGCTGCCCTGGTCTCCCTGAAGCCGGGCGACACGCCCAAGAGCCTGACCAAGGCGATGGGCGGCAAGCTGTTGACCTGGGATGATGCCGGGTGCAGCGAGGGTGATGCGGAAAGCTGCACGGCGGTGCTGGGCCTGAACCAGCCTGTCGGTGCTCTGACGCTGCGCGCCCTGGCTGACCAGACGGTGGACATCGAGCCGAACAAGGACATGTTCAGCGGCGGCGGTATCCTGACGGCCACAATGGGCGGGAAGATCAGCATGTGGTCTGGCGGGAAGATCAGCATGTGGTCTGGGGGAAAGATCAGCATGTGGTCTGGTGGAGAGTTCAGTCTGCTGCCGGAGAACTCGAAATTGTGGCAGAAAATCCGTCTGGAGCAGGCGCAGCGCATGGCCCCCAGGCTGGGAGAAGGCGTGACTGTGGCCGTGATCGACACAGGGCTGGACCTGCAGCACCCGGCGTTTAATGGCACGCTCGCAGATCCGTCCACCTGGTACGACTTTTTCGCTGGGGACGCGATGCCGCAGGAGGAAGGGACCTTCGGTGCCGACGCTTACGGCCACGGCACCAATGTGGCGGGCATCGTCTTGCAGGTGGCCCCTGCCGCCAAGATCATGCCCATCCGGGTCCTGGGCTCCGATGGGTCCGGCGACGTGATCATGGTGGCGCAGGCCATCCAGTGGGCCGTGGAGCACGGGGCCAACGTGATCAACCTGAGCCTGGGCAGCACCGAGAGCTCAAAGATCGTGCAGAAGGCCATCAAAAAGGCGTCCGACCGGCAAGTGCTGGTGGTGTCCTCGGCCGGCAACAGCAACCTGAATAAGATCACCTACCCGGCCGCCCAGGCCAGCCGCAAGGACTACACCCTGGGCGTGGGCAGCGTCGACCTGAACGACGTCAAGTCGACTTTCTCGAACTACTCGGGTGATCTGGAACTGGTGGCCCCCGGCGAGCAGGTGTATGCCCCGGCGCCCGACGGGCGCATGGCGGCCTGGAGTGGAACGTCAATGGCCGCGCCGATGGTGAGCGGCGGTCTGGCGCTGGGGCTGGGCCAGCGGCTTGCCGCCAGGACGCCTATCAAAGACAAAGATCTGGCCAAGGACCTGACCAAAGCAATGGCCGAGAGCGCGGCAGACATCTACGAAATCAGCGGCAATAAACCCTTCAAGGACAAGTTGGGGAAAAAGGGACGCATGGACCTGGTGAACTTCCTCAGCAACATCAGCGGCGACTGAGGGCTGTGGGCTGTGACTGTGAATTTCCATAACTCAGGGGCGGCGTTGCCGCCACAGTCACAGCTTCAGCTTCTACAGGCGGCCATTCCGGAGCTGCTGAGTGTCGATCCGGCCCAGGCGCTGGCCCTGGCCCGGCGCTGCTGCGCCCTGACAGCGGACGAGGACTCCACAGACGCGGCTGAAAGCCGGGTGTTGCTGGGGCGGGCCTTGCAGGCCAGCGGACAACAGGCGGAAGCCCTGACAGAATTTTGCGCTGCCGTAGATGGCTTCGAGCGGCTGGGTCAGCTGTTGTCGCAGGCCGAGGCCTACAGTTTTGCCGGGAAGATGCTGCTGGACCTCGGGCGTTTCGATGAGGCGGCGGCGCAACTGGAACGGGCGATTGAGCTGGCCCGGTCCCAGGCTGACGCGCGCGGCATCCAGGCGACGGCGTTGAACCTTCTGGCCATCGTCAATCACCATCAGGGCAGGGTGGCCGAGGCGCTGGGAATGTTGCATCAGGCCCTGCATCTGCGTGAGCAGGAAGAAAACGCCACGGGTCAGATCAATTGCCTGACCAACATCAGCAACATTCAGATGTGGTTTGGGCAGTTCGATGACGCCATCAAGTCATTGACGCGTGCCTACGCCCTCTACAAGACCCAGTCGACCGATCCCAGATTGGAGACTCCCATCCTGCACAATCTGGCCCACGTCCACAGCATGCGGGGTGACCATGGGCTGGCGATCCAGGTCATGGAGGCGGCCTACAAGTCGGCCGTGGCTTCTAAAGATCAACGGATTCAGGCCACGGCCAGTCTTAATCTCGGCGACTTATGCCTGGACGCGGGGCAGTTTGACCGCGCGCGCGAGCACCTGCAACTGGCGCTGGACCTCAGCCGGGAGCTGAAGTATCAGGTGGGTGAA belongs to Deinococcus aerolatus and includes:
- a CDS encoding peptidylprolyl isomerase, which codes for MKKILLTLALLGGVALAQTAPPAPAPAPTTPAPAALAPVTPAASPAAPVSTGDPAAVVGKVGDQTYTLADFDRAFRVAAARVVNAQGIPFEDAYLAEFAEARPDFLKQFLRDRAVTQLAQSRAKVDQAAVDKQFEDARGNFETDEAFSEALAATGYSTPDDLRAELGRQALINAYLESIRDRFKFGDAVVAGYYQLNRSKLTREAEACVKHILVPTEAEASTIVKDLAGGADFAKIAAEKSQDPGSAPQGGDLGCFGPGQMVETFDKASFTGPVGKVQTVKSDFGYHVLVVTKRTDAGVTPLAEAAPLIRQQLSGEAAQKYLDAQIARLSTESFPDVVTLPATE
- a CDS encoding MBL fold metallo-hydrolase, whose product is MSDDSRLPRTLARRDALRLLGAAGAVVAAAPLARAQTAAPATAAPAPMNGNGFYRQRIGDMTVTVVSDGTAALAALLPTWGANPDRQAEFAATLAEYHVAAQNTVNHFNPVLIELDGKRILLDTGRGGANGQLVTNLRRAGIEPETVNAVFITHGHGDHIGGLTTAGKPTFANAQHIMGEAEFKFWTTQATPNDAVKNNLIALKDQFKLIQPGQEIVPGLTTVATPGHTLNHLSVLARSAGQGIMILGDAGGHFLLSLKHQGAYVSFDTNGDQAAQTRQQIFERIVSENLWVSGYHFPFHAIGHLRRLGAGSFEFEPTVWNWS
- a CDS encoding S8 family serine peptidase translates to MPKFAALSLLTLGLLSACSGTVPTAAAPAVQERFASAALVSLKPGDTPKSLTKAMGGKLLTWDDAGCSEGDAESCTAVLGLNQPVGALTLRALADQTVDIEPNKDMFSGGGILTATMGGKISMWSGGKISMWSGGKISMWSGGEFSLLPENSKLWQKIRLEQAQRMAPRLGEGVTVAVIDTGLDLQHPAFNGTLADPSTWYDFFAGDAMPQEEGTFGADAYGHGTNVAGIVLQVAPAAKIMPIRVLGSDGSGDVIMVAQAIQWAVEHGANVINLSLGSTESSKIVQKAIKKASDRQVLVVSSAGNSNLNKITYPAAQASRKDYTLGVGSVDLNDVKSTFSNYSGDLELVAPGEQVYAPAPDGRMAAWSGTSMAAPMVSGGLALGLGQRLAARTPIKDKDLAKDLTKAMAESAADIYEISGNKPFKDKLGKKGRMDLVNFLSNISGD